The Armatimonadota bacterium genome contains a region encoding:
- a CDS encoding PEP-CTERM sorting domain-containing protein → MKFRLITLALGLSVCGLAFADPSFTRSHGDTLSALKSDAGLAWTETKYGVNFYKAATDPTLFINAINFIPGVSWDPNINLNTSTFFYGDLGSGYSGHTYELGTAINGEANWNFDGILRRSGVVNSSVNAGLYDFRVEIIGGNSDTAEDVLASFDNFIEVIPSLTAEATATMSPAAIGPNQISQASVEFHNSSNRDIKTTTWYVAGFGLGDPGNSDQLVLDNFIGNWFNQTITPSSSRQDLHSSWKATPSNAPGIYQGNLGIIGGAYEGDWHGWKASGSSLEVVPEPATMLAVGLGIAGLLRRRRA, encoded by the coding sequence ATGAAATTTCGACTAATTACGTTAGCGTTAGGATTGAGTGTTTGTGGGTTGGCCTTTGCCGATCCAAGTTTCACCCGAAGTCACGGCGACACACTTTCTGCTCTCAAGAGCGATGCCGGGCTCGCTTGGACAGAAACCAAGTACGGCGTGAACTTCTACAAGGCGGCGACCGACCCAACCTTGTTCATAAATGCCATCAACTTTATCCCGGGCGTGTCGTGGGACCCGAATATCAATCTGAATACATCGACTTTCTTTTACGGTGATTTGGGTAGCGGATATTCCGGGCACACCTACGAATTGGGAACCGCAATCAATGGCGAAGCGAACTGGAATTTTGATGGAATCCTGCGGCGAAGCGGCGTTGTCAACAGCTCGGTGAATGCCGGACTGTACGATTTTCGGGTGGAGATTATTGGCGGGAACAGCGATACCGCAGAGGACGTTCTCGCATCCTTTGATAACTTCATCGAAGTTATTCCTTCGCTGACGGCCGAAGCGACGGCCACGATGAGTCCGGCTGCAATTGGTCCAAATCAAATCAGCCAGGCTTCTGTTGAATTCCACAATTCGAGCAATCGCGACATCAAAACAACGACTTGGTATGTCGCAGGATTTGGGCTCGGTGACCCAGGAAATTCAGACCAGTTGGTCCTAGACAACTTCATCGGTAACTGGTTCAACCAGACCATCACTCCGAGTTCCAGCCGTCAAGACCTTCACTCCAGTTGGAAGGCAACTCCGTCCAACGCTCCTGGTATCTACCAGGGCAATCTCGGCATCATCGGCGGAGCCTACGAAGGAGACTGGCATGGATGGAAGGCTTCCGGTTCTAGTCTCGAAGTGGTTCCAGAGCCTGCAACGATGCTAGCAGTTGGCTTGGGTATTGCTGGATTGTTGCGAAGGCGGCGAGCTTAG
- the rpsJ gene encoding 30S ribosomal protein S10 produces the protein MKAPRVRIRLRAYDHRVLDQSAEKIAETARRTGARISGPIPLPTNLRRFCVIRGPHIDKESMEHFEIRTHNRLIDIHDPTNKTIDALMRLDLASGVDIQIKT, from the coding sequence ATGAAAGCACCTCGTGTAAGAATTCGCCTCCGAGCGTATGATCATCGCGTGCTGGATCAGTCTGCTGAAAAGATTGCCGAAACCGCTCGACGGACTGGCGCTCGAATCAGTGGACCGATTCCACTGCCGACCAATTTGCGACGATTCTGCGTTATTCGCGGTCCACACATCGATAAGGAATCGATGGAGCACTTCGAAATCCGCACTCACAATCGTTTGATCGATATTCACGATCCAACGAACAAGACGATCGACGCATTGATGCGCCTTGATCTTGCTAGCGGCGTTGACATTCAGATCAAGACCTGA
- a CDS encoding class I SAM-dependent methyltransferase — MLKSDDVYYTGEQSVGRQMRQKRMKLFLDLLENVPKPCRILDVGGEPNYWKVLGFQVEGVEIVCMNLNPRNSDWPNVTSVAGNAISMPEYADQSFDIVYSNSVIEHLFTTENQFKMASEVRRVGKRYFVQTPNKYFPIEPHFLFPLWQFLPREMRIRMIQKRRVGFAGPASSRTEAEQIVDEILLISKSDFQKMFPDGTLIVEKFKGLSKSFMVYHGF, encoded by the coding sequence ATGCTTAAGAGCGACGACGTTTATTACACTGGCGAGCAATCGGTAGGTCGACAAATGCGCCAAAAGCGCATGAAGCTCTTTCTGGATCTTCTTGAAAATGTGCCTAAGCCATGCCGAATTTTGGATGTTGGCGGCGAACCGAACTATTGGAAGGTCCTTGGTTTCCAAGTTGAGGGTGTCGAGATTGTTTGCATGAATCTCAATCCTCGAAACAGCGATTGGCCCAATGTAACTAGCGTGGCTGGTAACGCGATCTCAATGCCTGAGTATGCAGATCAATCCTTTGATATCGTGTACAGCAATTCGGTGATTGAGCACCTATTTACGACCGAAAATCAATTCAAGATGGCTTCGGAAGTCCGCCGAGTTGGCAAGAGATATTTCGTGCAGACTCCGAATAAATACTTCCCGATAGAGCCTCATTTTCTTTTCCCGCTATGGCAATTCCTGCCTCGAGAGATGAGAATACGAATGATTCAAAAGCGTCGAGTGGGATTCGCAGGTCCAGCGTCGAGTAGAACAGAGGCTGAACAAATTGTTGACGAAATTTTGCTGATCTCCAAATCGGATTTTCAGAAAATGTTCCCAGACGGCACCCTGATCGTCGAGAAGTTCAAAGGCCTCTCGAAGTCATTTATGGTGTATCACGGGTTCTAG